Genomic segment of Arachis stenosperma cultivar V10309 chromosome 4, arast.V10309.gnm1.PFL2, whole genome shotgun sequence:
TCTAATAAATTCAGGTGCAAttaacttcatgtgaagttgatagatAAGAGTCATTAACTCGTTTGGAAAGCTTCAAAAGTAAGTTTTTTGAGTTTTTGACTtataaaaagtagtagtattaatgtccggtacaattttcaaaaccaaattgcAACTTTTTAAGAAGTTATTTAGGAGCTTATAAagaagtaaaaaaattatttttcttataatactactactttttatcacatttctataaaataagcacttttaaaattaaaaattcaaacacaaaataatttatttataaactatttttaatataatcatttattgtttaagttatttttttaaaagtagcttaattaaaatattttcctAAACTGGACAGTTAACAAGTTTGACTAAATTGTCATCTAACGACTATCAACTTTACATGAAATTAACTGTACTTGAATTTTCACATTTTAGTATTTccaattaaatattttttaaagaaaaaatcctaaacccggaaaataatgaaaataaaaccaaaaatcAATGAGGATAGAAATAATAAGCAAGTAAAAACATGAAAATACCTCGGAGACACTAAGCTCAAGACGAAACTTGGGACCATCATAATGGTGAAGAATTGGCCTGAAGGAATCCTCCTCAAGTGGCTCACAGATTTTTCTAGTGACTACTTGAACCTATATCATGAAAAGTGTTAGAATATAACTAtgatcaattagtattatttaatatatctgaatatttattataggagattacgtctttattattatgattatctTAATACTTATAAATATccttttatattgtatcattctaaACAATTTAAATACACTTAATAATATACAAATTCTTTCTTCAATTTAATCTCTTGTTTTTAACAAAGGCAATTCATGAGTTTTCACAAACTAACAGAACCGGTTATATGTcagtaaatatttttatctattttctctTTTCACTTAATGAAACATCTGTTCACACTTTCTACATACAAAAATTTTGAGTAAATCAAACAATggattaatatttatataataaattagttattaaacaAAGGTAATTTGGTATTTTTTAACAGCAAACTCTTGATTTTACTTTCCTGTTATTATGCGAAAGCGAGAAATAATTTGAACAGTAAAGAAAAAGGACTATCGTAATAATaaatatacttatatttttaaagatgaattgttagtttggattgattttttttaataaaaaaataatttttaaaaaaaattaagtatttttatttaatttaaaacctatttgaatatttttttaaaaaaaataaattatttgaattttttaaaagctaacaaaaattttgttttaaaaaaaaaacaaaaaatatttttaatacttaaaaactatttttaaaaaatctatttaaatatgaaaaaaattgtttgtttaaaataaaaatcttttttaaaggATAAACAAAATAGGCAATTCTTTCAAAAACCAATTCAAACCAACCCGAAAATTTGATTGGCTAACATACCTGAGCAGGGAAACGAGATTCACCAAGGCACTTTTTGTCCTCCCAAGCTGTTGGATCAATATTATTTCCACCAAAACTTGCAGcctaaatttgaaaaagaaaaagaagaggaaaattTTGATTAGTAAAAGACATGGATTAACTGATTAATATATACATGACTTGATTGGAAAATGTTTCAAAACATGCAATCTCGGTCAAAATAAAGTGTTCTTTTCTAATCACCAAAGTATTAACTCATAATCACCTATCATCTCTCTTGTAACTAGTGTGTAATAAAGATGACTCAGCAATTTAGCTAATTTAGAATCTAATTAGTAATTAGTAATTAGTAATTAGTTAGATTATTATTCATTCAGCACAAGTGAGTTAAGATTATAACTTATTCAGTTAGGAAATTAACTTAGGTGTATGCAAATTGCAAGCTTCTAGTTGTCCCTTAATTTCATTTCTCATTTTCTGGCCCTCACTTCTCTGTCGCTCTCATCTCACAAACTCTGCACCAGAACAGAATTTCCACACCTTACCTTACCTTGCTGCTGTTCAGAATTTCCAAATCGAGATtgtgctataatattattattttattattatatttaaaattttatttatagtatatttaatttgttataaatttttatgttatttatgtattattatttagtaaatattttatgaattcaaaatttatttatttattttaagtagtttataattttatttttattattatgttattattaattttttaatatattattgagacttattataatattttttggtatttaaaaatttaatcttaagatttattatatatatttaaattttttaacttaCAAAACTGTAaattcaatccaatccaaatcGTTTGAAATGAGATCATATTTGATTagattttctaaaaaaaatcattcaattcaatccaaaaatttcatgatacccctaataaatatagaaaaacgaagacaataaaataaaatgaaaaatctAAGATATAAAAAAGTAGATGTACCTCAAAAATTCCATGAAGTTGATGGGTAGAATAGTTGTAGAGAAAAAGGGGCAACCCGGGAGTAATTGCTCGAACAGAATCACGGTATCGTGGAGGGAGACCTACAAAAGAAAGCCCAAATATTTTCCATCAAAACTCATTTAGATAACAATTAAAATCTCGGGGGACACAAATCTAGTTGCAAAGTTCACATTACTTTATGCAAATTacgattttaataaaataaatttaaaaaatatatctcatttcatataataaactaaaaatatagtCAATTTATTTATACATTTATATACATTTGCTTTATTTTGTTAAACATTATATATTTTGTAGATCATTTTatgatttgtattttttaatatcattttctcaaaaattaaaatctttattAGTGTAAAAtggctaataataataataataataataacaataataataataataagagtgaATACCCACCCGATCCTTGATAATTATTTCGAAAGGATTACGagatttttgacaaaaaaaatatacccAACTTGACTCTCGATTTTTTTTTACTGATTAACCTCTGtgtcaaaaaaaataatattggttttttttttgcaaaGGACTAATCTATCCCATAAAAATAAAGCTCAGAagttgaattaattttttttttggatttaattactctattggtCTTTATAGTTTcgtgaaattttcaattagattcCTACACTAAAGGaccaaactaaaaaaaattggtatagaaatttaaataaaagaaaaaaaatataaaaatctaattaaaaaaaatctgtGTAAggacttaataaaaaaaaatataagtaaaaattttgcgaaactataatttttttttttatcaagaaTTTCGTTGTGTTTCCAGATAATTCTGAGTTTAGGATTTTTTctctaataataatagtaatagtaATTTGAGGGTTAGAGATAGTAAGACGCACCAAATAGCTGTCTTTTGAGGTTCTCTGCCATGGTATCATTGTTGCAAACAAAGATATATCCACCCACGGTTTCATATCTCGGCAAAGACTCCGATGGTGGCAGTGTTTTGAGTTTCTTTGCGACATCATTGCTATTGTCTCCATGCTTCTTGCcgttggtgttggtgttggtgttgtTCCTGCCCTTTTTGCCTGCTTGAAAGTCAACAAAACCTGTCTTGTGACCCTTCAAGTTGAGGCCACTATTGTTGTTGAGGCTAACATAAGAAGGAGTATTGTCGGAATAACTTCCCTTGTTGAAGCCTCCATTAAGACCCCCAAAAGAAGGGTTCTGAATATGTGGCATAGAGAAAAGGGATCCATTGGAATCGGAATTGAGATCATAGGATTTTGATGGGTTGAATTCAGTGCCCTTCACATCTAAGTTCCTCCTCTGATCGGTGGTACTTTTTGTGACATAATTGTTGCTCCAAATTGAATTATTAAGAGACAGATTGGCCAAACTAGATGTTTGAAGCCTAAGCTGGTCACTAAATTGCCAAAAAGATTGCTGATTGTTGTTCTCCATGGCCaccaaaaaattaaagatagaaGAAACCCTTGAGATTAGAATTGGGATAGGAATGATAGAAATGAtaaagaaatgaacaagtgttAACTAATaaagaggggggggggggggggggtatGAAATTCCCACGAAAGTGAAGTTGAGTGGGACAGGGGCAGGGCATGTGTAATtgtcaaagaagatggagtatAATCTAAATTTGAAATATGAAGAACTGACTTTTTCATTGAGTGGGTCTATTTCcctttttattttgattattttatttcataagtTAATAATTCAACTGGTGACGGAACCAAACCGCGTACAAAGGTGAAAGACAAATAGAAAGAGTGTGTGGGGTGGGGGGAAGTGGACAGGGACTACAGGGGGCAGGGATTAGTTGGGTATGGCGTTGAGTATTTCCTTTTGTTTGATTTAGTATACATGGAAACTTCCTAGTATACATATTTCTAGAAGATGTAGCTAAAGTTTGAATTGATGCGGCCCTCCCGGTAAAAATAGAttaggtgtttttttttttaagttaaaggCGAGATTCGAACCCATAGAAAATGATGtcattttttgttataaataatTGACAATTAGGTGAGTTTATAGGTAGGATTTGATTAGAGAAACGGGGAATAAGCATCGGTTAATTCTGTGCCAGCAGTCGCAGTAAGACAGAGGATGCAAATGTTATTCGAAATGATTAGGTGTAAAGCATCTGTAGGTGACTTTTTAAGTTCGCCGTCAAATTCCAGGGCTCAATTCTGGACAGACGGTGGAAATTACTAAGCTAGAGTACGGTAGGGGCAGAAGAAATTTTCGATGGAGCGATAAAATGCGTAGAGATTAGAAAGAACACCAACGGCGAAAATATTCTACTAAGCTGACACTGACTGAGAGACGAAAGTTAGGGGAGCAAATGGGATTAGATACCCCAATAGTCCTAGAAACATGaacattaaaatataaatatggtAATATATGTCTATCATTTATTTATTaagacataatttttttataaatataataatatacataaaatatatatttttagtgtctttttattaaagttaaaatactaaaatataatgcataaaatataaaatttgacttttttatctataactatttttaaaattatttattttgttcttatctttattcttctctcactttcttcttttatttttttacaaaaaatgtaaaaaagaaaaataataaatataataatagaaaatatataGTGTTAGAAATACTAGTTGAATGGATGTTTTTTTATCTTTGTATGAGATGCATGCttatatattttgatgaatgacaagtgTATTTATGAGTTAACTAGTATTTTAAAAAGCAACATATTTATATCTTGTACATAACCTAAACAATTGATTGATTATATGGTAAATGAAAAATTCGTTGCATGACATATGTTTTATTATGTAATATCTAGTTTAATGAGTgattttgttaaatataaaGTTTTGACAAATATTTGATAtaaaacgaaaaagaaattttacttttttacaacgtgtaaaaataagattttacgaaaatattcatatattatatttaaacacAAGTTCATTAAGAAATCAATAATACATGAAATGAAGATGATATAACAAAAAGAAGTCCAACAAATAAGATTTAGTTCTAAGATATTAGTTTTTActtgttaaaaataaatcaatcttaTCTCTcaagttaaaataaaattttatcaaagttaaaataattttcaaaatatgaTTTTCAAAATCCATGATTTATGAAAGGTATAGAACGTGCTATGATGATCCTAATCATGTCTTGATGAATTATGGGGAGTAAGACTCAACCTAATCGTGCACAAAGCGACATAGTTcgaaattcaaattttgttaaaaaataaattagatgaTTGATCCTTATGTATTTTCAGAGGATAAATTTTCATGAAGTCTGTTTGCTAAATTTGGGTAATTTTAAACTAGAGAATCGATCCCTGTTTTGGAGGATCAATCCTATACGTTCTTGGGATACAAGATCCTACTAAGAGCGTGTGTTCTTGATACTTAGTTTTCTCCCACTCATTTTTAGCGTATATGAGTGCATGGAGGCCTATAAATAGAGGTCTTTAAGTTGTCTTTCATTATACTATTTCTTTTATATCTATATgctattatattaataaaaatttataagttttcaaatgaattttcatcaaaatttgataaataactttgagcttattCATAGTGCTTCATTTGTAATGATATTCTCTTTGAAGAGGGTTTATTTATTCTGTGATTCACTATATCATTTTGTAAGAGAAACTTTTTTGTAGCTTTTCTTATTTATCAAGAGACTTTGGTTATGATTCTTTAAGTGGTGATATTTGCTATACACTATAGTCGGGGAGGATATCAAGAGTACATTAAATACTCGAGAAAAAATACTTAGAGTTGGTATTGTTTCAAGTTCTTAGAGAAGGAATTTTTAAATGAAGTGCTTAACAGAGGTGGTGATCATATACAGTGAGTTGTACGACAAGTGCTCTAACTTGTATAAGAAGTCTCCTCCCCTCAAAACGACAACGTTTTTGGTTGATGTGGATAGAGACAATTAACTCCCTGACCATTTGAGGTGTTTACGTCTGCAGCATTCATCCACATTAGCAAGGTAATACACGCTCATCGTGACAGCTCAACATTTTTCGTTCGTAGTTACCAGAGATTCACACACAGGGTATGCCTTGTGTCACAGAAGTATGGAACAGGGACCGAAATGGATTACAATATTCGTCAAGAGTTGCTTTGTCATTATGCGAAATGGTCAGGGGTCGAGTTGGTAGttcattcaaattaaaaagttttaataatatttgaccgactttttaaaatatgtttgtgattaattattaaatttgaaaaacaacCTAAAATCATCATAACTCATGGAACGATTAATTTTACCTTCTAAAATTGTGAATTGAGCTTTTTTTGGTGAATTAGAGGCCAAAAGGTCTAgaacaaacaacaaaaaatgCAAATTAATCAAGGTCTCTGAAAACTAGAGAGCCAGAGCAATCAAAAGCTAAAACATGATTTAAATCAAGGGGCAGATCAAAGATATGAAGGCCAAGCGGAAAAGTCTGACCCTTTTTCGCAAATTGGTCAGTTGTAGCATTTCCTTTGCGAGGAGTGTGATTCCAAATGATGTTAGGGATATGGTTTGAAAGGATTTTAATATCCTCCACCAAAGATACACACAGATGAGTCGCAAGACAGCCATTGTTGGCGAGCTTTATAGCTGCCAAGGAATCCGATTCCACAATGAGACTAGTATAACCATTTGTAACTGATAATTGGAGTCCATAATTAAATCCTCAAAGCTCAGCATGAGTGATGGTACAACTACCAAGGTTACATGAAAAAGCCTTCAAGAAACTTCCTAGATGATTTCGAAAGATACCATCGTAAGCAGCATTGTTAGAAGAGCTCAAGAAAGACCCATCCACATTGAGTTTGATAATGTTCTCTTGTGGAGGCTTCCAACAAACGTAACGACTAATGGGGGGCACTGCATATTCCGATGAATATCAAAATTGGTGAAGCGATTAATCTCCTCCAAGCTAACTTTGATATGTTCCACCATAACGCTTGGTGGTGTTCGAACTCCTTCAAAGATCACCTTGTTACAATAATACCAAAGTGATGAAATAGCTATTTCAAATATGGTTTGCTTGCTTGTCCTCTGGGAGAGGTTAAACATCAACCAATCTTGAATATCCATATTGAAAAAAATTCCCAAATTAGTTAAGGGGAAGAAAAGAAGACCAGACGCATTTCACAAAAGCACAACCCCGGAGGACATGGGTGATATCTTCATTAAAGAAAGTATATCGTGGGCAGGTGGCCGAGCTTGTAAGATGACGCCGTCTTCTCTCAGTATTTGTAAGGATAGCACTATGGGTGTGTGTGGTTTAAGTATTACTTTGTTACTCGGATTCCATTTCCATGGGATTAAAAAATACCCACGGAAAAGGTGGGAATTGAAATGATGGTATTTTGATTTCCTGGATTCAAACTTGCTTGtgaatatcttttcaaattttgaaccAAACATAGAAATATGATATTCCCATCTTAAGATTCCTAAGAATTATTTATAATTCTCCCAACCACACACACCCTATGAGCACATAACCACATGAAGTATCGGATAGTTCTGTGCCACGCCAATGCCAGATGTAATTTAAAGGACAATTTGATGTGGTGTTGTTCTCTATAAGGGCCTGGTAGGCTTGCTTCAGTTGAAAAGTTCCATCTATGGAGAGACTCCATGCTATATGGTCATTTTTTTTCCATGGAGAAGGAGGTGACATGGCTACAATTCTTTGCACTATTTCATCGGGAAGACACTCCTTCAGTTTATTTATATCCCAGCATCCTGAAACAGTTAGGAAATCCATCAACATGCTATCATAACTAATATTATCAATTACCTGCAGAGCTAGAGGCTTGAGAGTTCCCAAGGTGGGGATCCAATTATGGTTCCAAAACTGAATTTTAGATCCATTTCCAATCCTCCATATATGATGCTTTTGGACTTTTGGCCAAGCATTGCAGATACCCTTccaaagatttgaattttgttttctgCGCTCAACAACGGGCAAAATATAATTACCCGCACTATATTTTTCCCTGAGCACTTTAGACCACAAGGCATCTTTCTTTTTTACTAGACCCCACCCATTCTTCATCATAAGAGCCTAGTTCATTTCCCTCACATAGCGAATCCCAAGGCCTCCCGACTTCTTCGGATTTCCAACTCTATCCCAACTCAACAAGTGAATTTTCCTAGTTTAGTTAGTGTCTCCCTAAAAGAAGCTCCTGCATTTACAGTTAACAACATTACAAGTAGCAAAAGGGAGTAAAGTAGTTTGCATTGTATATAAAGGAATAGAAGAGATAACATATTTCACCAAAGTTGATTTTTCGACTTGAGAAAGAGAAGATGCTTTCCATGAATTTAGCCTCGAAACCAACTTGTTGATGATATCATCAAAGGTATGCTTAGACACCTTGGAATGCAGCAAAGAAACTCCAAAATATTTTCCAATGTTATCTGTCATAGCAACTTAGAGAACTTCACTGACTTATGTTCTCGTAATATTTCCACACTCTTGGAGAAGAAGACTCTTATTTTGTCAAGGCTGAGTGGCTGACCTTCTGCTTAGAGCTAATATAAAAGGCTTTAAGACATCTTTTGATATTTGCTTGGTCAATACTAGCTTTCGCAAACAAGATCAAATCATCTGCAAAGCACAAGTGGGAGAAGGGGGCCATCTTTGTTGAAGCAAATTGGTTTCCGAAAACCATGATTCACTGCCGCATTTATAAGCTGAGAAAGACGCTCAATGCATAGAACATAGATGTAAGGAGAAATTGGGTCTTCTTGTCGGATATCCCTAGATAGAGTGAACTCTTTTAGCTCTTCGCAATTTCAAAGAACTCTCATTTTAGCTGTTGAAATACATGACATGATGAGATTGATCATATGAAGCGGTAAACTAACATCTAGAAGGGTATCATGAATAAACCTCCAATTTAATCTATCATATGCCTTTTCCAAATCAATATTGATAGCCATCCATCCTTTCTTGTCCTTCTTATATCTCATAAAATGAATAATTTCATGAGTGATAATAATATTGTCAGAAATATGATGCCTGGGAATGAAAATGCACTAAGTGGCCATCACTCGTAAGATTCCTCAAATTATTAGCTAAGACTTTGGTGACACTTTGTAAGAAACAATGCAGAGACTAATAAAGCGAAgttgcttaaggctagtaacaTGCTCCACTTTACGGATGAATATGATGAGCATTTCGTTTATCTCTTTTACCTTTTCTAGGACCCGAAAAATATCACTAATGAGAAGGCATAAGTCATTACCCACCTTCTCCCATTGGCTTTAGAAGAAAATGGCTTGAAGCCCAGCTCTGCCTGATAATTTAAACCCTCCCATACCAAAAGCAACCTTTTTAATCTCCTGATGCATGATATTCTGAACAATGCTCAAAATATCACCATCATAGAGAGTGGGAAATTCACCCCgcaacacaaaaataaaatcaaagttATCATCTTTGTAcaaatcaataaaataattaaaagccATATTTTCCAGAACAATAGGATCATAAATGGTGTTACCCGTATTATCTCGGAGGAAATTAATTTTGTTCTTCCTTCTTATAATCATAGTGAAACCATGGAAGAATTTAGTGTTATGATCTCCGAAGTTAATTCATTTACTCTTTGATTTTTTATACCACATAATTTCTTTTTAAGTTAGAATTTCCTAGTATTCCTTCCAAAGTTGCCCTCTAAGCTCTTCCAAGAAATAATTATTCCCCTGATCAAGGGTATTTGTGATTTCTTGAAGCCTTATGAGAATCTTCCTCTTCCTTTGGAGAATGTTACCAAAAACGTTTGTGTTCTATTCTTTAAGAAAGTGGAAAGATTTGCCCCCAGTACCATGACAATTCTAACTAATAATGTTCATCATTATTAACATAAAAGAGAGAAAGGTCATCAAAGATAAAGATCAGACTTATATTTGAGCCCCGCTACCCGAACCCGGTGCCGTGGTGGAATTAACCCCACCATTTGTGCTGTTCTCCACCACTATATCAGTATCTCCATCCTGTGGTTTCCCCACGATGTTTTTCGACTTGTCATCAAGTTTTTTGTCCTTGGAAGAGGAAGCTTGATTTCCCATTTAGGTGATGAAATTGTTTTCCATAACAAAGCTTTCCAGGATTTTATTGGCTTCCCTTGAGGCTAGGGCTGGAAGTGAGCCGAGCTGAGTCGAGCTAGACCAAACTCAAGCTCGGCTCACAAAAATTGAGCTTGGCTCACGGCTCGACTCATTAACAATTGAGCCAATTTCTTAAGCTCAAGCTCGACTCACTGAAAGCTCATGAGCTGGCTCAAGCTCACGAGTTGActcaaataatagaaacataaatacataatctataattctatatcaataaattataacttatatattttaaaaatatttaaaaagatcaattttatatattgttatctatcaataaattataattttttttatttatgtcctacatcaaaattatatgtaaaaaataaatataaaattttaaataattaatcgAGTCAGCTCACGAGCTAATGAGCTGAGCTTATCCAAGCTCAGACTCGGCTCGACTCACTAGCTCATGAGCTTAGCTTATCGAACTATTAACGAGTCGAGCTCGAGCTAGCTCATGAGCTGGCTTGACTCACTTTCGGTCCTACTTGAGGCTTAAAAAGCTTCTTATTGATCTTGCTGCATGTGCCTCATATTTTCAAGACAACCACTTTTATAGTCGCTAATTTCGAGTCTTTCGTTTTCTTGCTTGAGCAAACTTCTATTGTCTCGGTTGCTTTCTTGTTCTGGATGGGGACAACCCCTTCAAGGTTCTAGGTTTAGACTTGTTGGGCTTATCTTTGGGCCCAGTTTTAGTTCCCATAGGAggttctttttattatttggttTTTTTCCAGCTCCTTGCCTCAAAACCTTCTTTAAAATGGGCTGTTTCTTTTCAGCACGTAGAGGGGccttttgttttaaatttctTCATGCACTTCGCTATCTATCTGCTTCACTGTCCTAATGCAAAATAGAAAATCTCAAGCCGTTGCCCATATCCTCATCATCCTGATTTTTCTCATATCCATATTTGGAATGATCTTTATGGCAATAAGCACCTCTTCCAGCAGgactctttttttttacgtcgaTATTGCCTTCTCACCATCATCCACGGACCAAAGTTTGGAGGATCCTGATTATATGTCAAAATATGTTTCATACCAAACTTGCTCTCGAGTGTATAGAAGTAGTGCAGTCAATCTTGAGCATATGCCCCAACACTAAACTCACTCTACATAAAAAACGATGGTTATAAAGCTCAATAGGGAGGTTAGGTATACGAATCCAAGCAGCAATCTTTTTAACTGCCTTCTCAGTTGTGAGGAAGAACGGTCGCCACCTTTGAATAATAAGATAATGTCCTATCACTATCCAAGGTCTTTCCATAAGGGCATGAGTGTAGTCTTCCTCCTATGAAAAATGAACAAAAAAGTAGTCACGATCTATATCGATGACATGTATCTTACCTTTTTCTGACCCAGTATCTGTTTAGACGCTGCTCTATGAATCCCAAACCTACACTTTTTGCCTAGCACCTTGACCACAAGGGTATTCTTCCAAGATTTGCACCACTCTTCAAACTTCGTTTGCGAGACAGGAATAGTTGAGCAGGGATCAAAAGGCTTCTCTTCTGATTCTTCCTCCTCCATATCTTTTTACCAGCGATTCTCTGGATCAGAGGCATACTCCTCAATATTTTCAATACCCATATTATCTCCTTCGAGGCCAGGACCTGTAAGAGTGAGCAAATGATCCTTATAGAAAACTTTCGGTCCTTGAACATTGGTTTCTAGATGTCGATCACTAGTATCCATATTAGCATCGGTATGAGGATTACCTAGGTCTGTTGCTTCACCTGGTTGATTCAAATCAACTTCTTCTCAAGTTTTGACTTTTTTTAGTGCTACGTTGAACCAAATTTTCTTCTTGATCCAAAATCCTAGCAGAGTTCGTTCATATAGTAACCAAAGATACTATGACCAAATTGTGAGTTTAGCTTGTAAATTTTAACAAgcttaaaagtaaataattttgaATTGATTGAAATAGCTTGCTATTTAAATGAATTCAAAATTTGTACAAAATTCCTATAAAATTATGCAaattgctattttggaaaatgtctaaaagtaaataaatttgaattaCGTGTTTAGCGTATTATGCTTAGTTAAAGAGCATTTATAAAGTATAAGAAAAATGGACTCATTGCTATATAAAGAAGGTATATACTCTTTAGAATTCGAAGTATTGAATTTAGTGAAAGTTTTATAAAATCAATTTCTATTAAAAAAcctcttttatctttttttaattattttataaaaatattttcattggATAAAATCATAATTACTCAGTAATTAAATAGTATAGAttaacttattttttctttaaaatgaCTAAACAATTTTAAAGAACTAGATCAGTTTCATGTAGGCttaatttagtaaaatttttaaaataagtgcTTTGTACACTCATTTTATATTTGGTAAGTAAAAAAatcttataattaaaaaaaaaaacagtacttttaaaaatacttaaagtaaaattttttaaaattaagctttacttatcaaaattaaaaaatttaataaaactttattcattaattaattttcaaatattaCTCTTATATTTATACCTATTATAatatgtaaattttaaaattattttactaaatataaatattattatggGAAAGTATGAGGAAACAATAGCTTTATTGTACAATGCATACAATGGggtttaattgaaattaaaattaaattatgggttattaattaattttaaattctttctaatttaaaatttgaaacaa
This window contains:
- the LOC130974098 gene encoding B2 protein-like; its protein translation is MENNNQQSFWQFSDQLRLQTSSLANLSLNNSIWSNNYVTKSTTDQRRNLDVKGTEFNPSKSYDLNSDSNGSLFSMPHIQNPSFGGLNGGFNKGSYSDNTPSYVSLNNNSGLNLKGHKTGFVDFQAGKKGRNNTNTNTNGKKHGDNSNDVAKKLKTLPPSESLPRYETVGGYIFVCNNDTMAENLKRQLFGLPPRYRDSVRAITPGLPLFLYNYSTHQLHGIFEAASFGGNNIDPTAWEDKKCLGESRFPAQVQVVTRKICEPLEEDSFRPILHHYDGPKFRLELSVSEALSLLDIFADQNSFDDIFKAIPA